The proteins below are encoded in one region of Juglans microcarpa x Juglans regia isolate MS1-56 chromosome 4D, Jm3101_v1.0, whole genome shotgun sequence:
- the LOC121260949 gene encoding uncharacterized protein LOC121260949 — protein MAPEIVLQLALLTLALAMFFAIHRLSKGALTKLRTKHRATLLSNRHFVQGSHLLDRARSTPHRIQSLTHAKSALLEAEKAVSLSPKDPAPHILKAMALDLLGHKTSALRSLDLALSSPRVRSIVGKERGDALVKRAELKLGMNRKRRVDSAVEDLVEAVRLSGNSNMRAYCLLGECYEWKGRKEEAREAFENALRVQPDSVAARHALDRLSMEKWCLMFFDDPRLSRVPPWGL, from the exons ATGGCGCCAGAAATTGTTCTTCAATTGGCGCTCCTAACCCTAGCGTTAGCAATGTTCTTCGCGATCCACAGGCTCTCCAAAGGAGCCCTAACCAAGCTCAGAACCAAGCACCGAGCAACCCTCCTGTCCAACCGCCACTTCGTCCAAGGGTCCCATCTTCTGGATCGGGCGCGATCCACACCCCACCGGATCCAATCCTTGACCCACGCCAAGTCAGCTCTGCTCGAAGCCGAGAAGGCCGTCTCGCTCTCCCCGAAGGACCCGGCGCCTCACATCCTCAAAGCCATGGCTCTGGACCTCCTCGGCCACAAGACCTCCGCGCTCAGATCGCTGGACCTAGCCTTGTCCTCCCCGCGCGTGAGGTCAATCGTCGGGAAGGAGCGCGGGGACGCGCTGGTGAAGAGGGCAGAGTTGAAGCTGGGGATGAATCGGAAGCGACGAGTCGACTCGGCGGTGGAGGACCTGGTGGAGGCGGTGAGGTTGAGCGGGAATAGCAACATGAGGGCGTATTGTTTGCTAGGAGAATGTTACGAgtggaaaggaagaaaagaggAGGCCAGGGAGGCATTCGAAAACGCCTTAAGGGTCCAGCCTGATTCGGTCGCGGCTCGCCATGCCTTGGATCGTTTGAG CATGGAGAAGTGGTGTTTGATGTTTTTCGATGACCCGCGACTATCACGCGTCCCACCGTGGGGTCTCTAA